From one Paeniglutamicibacter psychrophenolicus genomic stretch:
- a CDS encoding cystathionine gamma-synthase, translating to MGTTSHQGFNTQAIHAGQAPDPLTGAVIPPIYQTSTFVQDGINVLRNGHEYSRGSNPTRNGFETQLTALEGGHAGFAFASGIAAEDALLRAVLAPGDHIVLGADGYGGTNRLINRLHGKWGITNTPVDITDLDAVAAAVQPGKTALLWVETPSNPLLGIADVAGWARIAHAAGALLVVDNTFATPFLQRPLSLGADAVVHSTTKYIGGHSDVLGGAVIVARKEFRGEELAQSVGFQQFAGGAVAGPQDCFLAARGLKTLGLRMERHCSNAATLTDWLGTREEVETVLYPGLESHPGHELAKTQSNGFGGIVSILFAGGETAARAFAESMKLFALSVSLGGVESLVCYSAEMTHASVVGTPLAVPRNLVRLSVGIEQVEDLIADLEVGLAAARNASRQYAGAR from the coding sequence ATGGGAACCACCAGCCACCAGGGTTTCAACACCCAAGCCATCCACGCGGGCCAGGCGCCCGATCCGCTCACCGGGGCCGTCATCCCGCCGATCTACCAGACCAGCACCTTCGTGCAGGACGGGATCAACGTGCTGCGCAACGGGCACGAGTACTCCCGGGGCTCCAACCCGACCCGCAACGGATTCGAAACCCAGCTCACCGCCCTGGAGGGCGGACACGCGGGCTTCGCATTCGCATCGGGGATCGCCGCCGAGGACGCGCTGCTGCGCGCGGTGCTGGCACCCGGTGACCACATCGTCCTCGGTGCCGACGGCTACGGCGGAACCAACCGGCTGATCAACCGCCTGCACGGCAAATGGGGGATCACCAACACCCCGGTGGACATCACCGACCTGGACGCCGTCGCAGCGGCCGTCCAGCCGGGAAAGACCGCGCTGCTCTGGGTCGAAACCCCGTCCAACCCGCTGCTGGGCATCGCGGACGTGGCGGGCTGGGCGAGGATCGCCCATGCTGCGGGTGCCCTGCTGGTCGTGGACAACACCTTCGCCACCCCGTTCCTGCAACGCCCGCTGTCCCTGGGCGCGGACGCCGTGGTGCACTCGACCACCAAGTACATCGGCGGGCACTCGGATGTGCTCGGGGGCGCGGTGATCGTGGCCCGGAAGGAATTCCGCGGCGAGGAACTGGCTCAGTCCGTGGGCTTCCAGCAATTCGCCGGCGGAGCGGTGGCCGGGCCGCAGGACTGTTTCCTGGCCGCCCGCGGGCTGAAGACCCTGGGGCTGCGCATGGAACGCCACTGCTCCAACGCAGCAACCCTTACCGACTGGCTGGGCACCCGCGAGGAAGTCGAAACCGTCCTGTACCCGGGCCTGGAATCGCACCCCGGCCACGAACTGGCCAAGACGCAGTCCAACGGCTTCGGCGGGATCGTCTCGATCCTGTTTGCCGGAGGGGAGACCGCGGCCCGGGCCTTTGCCGAATCAATGAAGCTCTTTGCGCTCTCGGTGTCCCTGGGCGGGGTCGAGTCGTTGGTTTGCTACTCGGCGGAAATGACCCATGCCTCGGTGGTCGGCACCCCGCTGGCCGTGCCGAGGAACCTGGTGCGCCTGAGCGTCGGAATCGAACAGGTCGAGGACCTCATCGCCGACCTGGAGGTCGGACTGGCCGCAGCCCGGAACGCCTCGCGCCAATACGCCGGGGCACGATAA
- a CDS encoding O-acetylhomoserine aminocarboxypropyltransferase/cysteine synthase family protein: protein MASSSWQSATTEIHAGYSPAGEHRPMTVPIYNTAAYQFPDYATAAKLFSLKEPGFTYSRTGNPTVAVLEERAAALEGGIGAIATATGQAAVALSLLALLQGPNHLVASSKLYGGTVDLLTDTFADFGITVTFVDPEDPANWAAAITEKTRGFLLESVSNPLATLVDLRAITDLAHAAGIPVVVDNTLATPAAYRPIEFGADIVVHSATKALSGHGSVLGGLVIDAGTFDFTDAARWPQIAGPKARYYGDSLLGRYGAKAYLMLARSKFLHDLGPTLSAASASSILTGIETLSLRVAKAQSNVLELVKALGAHPAVARVHHPSVPTHQDHELAKEHFPNGTGCVFSFDLKDPAAVPQLVDSLKLFALAANIGDARSLVVHPAAMTHCRLNDAQLEAAGIAPGTLRLSVGLEDAADLIADLTAGLDALGQNNTTETVANAPRETVNA from the coding sequence ATGGCCTCCAGCTCCTGGCAAAGCGCCACCACCGAAATCCACGCCGGGTACTCCCCGGCGGGAGAACACCGACCCATGACCGTGCCGATCTACAACACCGCGGCCTACCAATTCCCCGACTACGCCACCGCGGCAAAGCTCTTCTCGCTCAAGGAGCCGGGCTTCACCTACTCGCGCACCGGCAACCCCACGGTCGCGGTGCTCGAGGAGCGCGCCGCCGCCCTGGAAGGCGGGATCGGTGCAATCGCCACGGCCACCGGGCAGGCGGCCGTCGCGCTGTCCCTGCTGGCGCTGCTGCAGGGACCCAACCACCTGGTTGCCTCGTCCAAGCTCTACGGCGGCACCGTCGACCTGCTCACCGACACCTTCGCCGACTTCGGCATCACCGTCACGTTCGTCGACCCGGAGGACCCCGCCAACTGGGCGGCGGCCATCACCGAGAAGACCCGCGGATTCCTGCTCGAGTCGGTCTCCAACCCGCTGGCCACCCTGGTGGATCTGCGCGCCATCACCGATCTGGCCCACGCCGCCGGGATCCCGGTGGTCGTGGACAACACCCTGGCCACCCCGGCCGCCTACCGGCCCATCGAGTTCGGCGCCGACATCGTGGTGCACTCCGCAACCAAGGCCCTGTCCGGCCACGGATCGGTTCTTGGGGGACTGGTCATTGACGCCGGCACCTTCGATTTCACCGATGCCGCACGCTGGCCGCAGATCGCCGGACCCAAGGCGCGTTACTACGGAGATTCGCTGCTGGGGCGCTACGGAGCCAAGGCCTACCTGATGCTCGCACGCTCAAAGTTCCTGCACGATCTGGGCCCCACTCTCTCGGCGGCCTCGGCAAGCTCCATCCTCACCGGCATCGAGACGCTCTCGCTGCGCGTGGCCAAGGCCCAGTCCAACGTGCTGGAACTGGTCAAGGCCCTGGGAGCGCACCCGGCCGTGGCCCGGGTGCACCACCCCTCGGTGCCCACCCACCAGGACCACGAGCTGGCCAAGGAACACTTCCCGAATGGCACCGGCTGCGTGTTTTCCTTTGACCTCAAGGATCCGGCAGCGGTGCCGCAACTGGTCGATTCGCTGAAGCTCTTCGCCCTGGCCGCCAACATCGGGGACGCCCGCTCGCTGGTCGTGCACCCGGCCGCGATGACCCACTGCCGGCTCAACGATGCGCAGCTTGAAGCCGCAGGCATCGCACCGGGTACGCTGCGCCTCTCGGTGGGACTCGAGGACGCCGCCGATTTGATCGCCGACCTCACCGCCGGGCTCGACGCCCTGGGCCAAAACAACACCACCGAAACCGTGGCCAACGCGCCGCGCGAAACCGTCAACGCCTAG
- the metE gene encoding 5-methyltetrahydropteroyltriglutamate--homocysteine S-methyltransferase, translated as MSKPTFPAASVLGYPRIGPNRELKKALEAHWARKTDEATLHAAALQLQKANLSKLAALGLKPDDASLPGDFAYYDQVLDATLALSALPTRFADLADANGAIDTAASFILARGDESRAPLEMTKWFDTNYHYLVPEIGETTPIKANATVLVENFKAHAANGTTIRPTLVGPISYLLLAKAEDGAAAGFDPLTRIDEVVAAYAQILAELAAAGAPWVQLDEPGLVTDRGAELAVPGALAETVYTKLAAATERPALLVTFGYGTAGEPTRPGATQGLLARAGVEAVHADLVRGALPTAEFLGELAGSTLVAGIVDSRNIWRNNLSASLDILKSLRTEVEKANGALAVGTATSLQHVPHDVALEANLPAHLPEWLAFANQKVAEVITLAKGLSEGESAIAAELSAAESAIAHRAGFAGTTVAAVRERLANLTTADFSRSDAQTRKEAQEAALALPPLPTTTIGSFPQTTEVRTARAAHKAGTLDDAGYEGFLKAEITRVVELQEKLGLDVLVHGEAERNDMVQYFAENFDGFSETENGWVQSYGSRATRPSILWGDVSRPAAFTVPWISYAASLTNKPLKGMLTGPVTILAWSFIRDDQPLSISANQVALALRDEIADLQAAGIGIIQVDEPALRELLPLRAADQPKYLGWSVDSFRLATAGAVDATQIHTHLCYSEFGEIIEAIDALDADVTSIEAARSRMEVTADLTSYGYSRGIGPGVYDIHSPRVPSTEEVAELIDIALGSLDPKALWINPDCGLKTRGYAETEASLANLVSAAVAARATLGVAV; from the coding sequence ATGTCGAAGCCAACCTTCCCCGCCGCATCCGTCCTCGGCTACCCGCGCATCGGGCCGAACCGCGAACTGAAGAAGGCCCTTGAGGCCCACTGGGCCCGGAAGACCGACGAGGCCACGCTGCACGCCGCTGCCCTGCAGTTGCAGAAGGCCAACCTTTCCAAGCTTGCCGCCCTGGGCCTGAAGCCCGACGACGCCTCGCTGCCCGGCGACTTCGCCTACTACGACCAGGTCCTGGACGCCACGCTCGCGCTCTCGGCCCTGCCCACCCGCTTTGCCGACCTGGCCGATGCCAACGGCGCCATCGACACCGCCGCCTCCTTCATCCTGGCCCGCGGCGACGAATCCCGCGCCCCGCTGGAAATGACCAAGTGGTTCGACACCAACTACCACTACCTGGTCCCGGAAATCGGCGAAACCACCCCGATCAAGGCCAACGCCACGGTGCTTGTCGAAAACTTCAAGGCGCACGCCGCCAACGGCACCACCATCCGCCCCACCCTGGTCGGCCCGATCAGCTACCTGCTGCTGGCCAAGGCCGAGGACGGCGCAGCCGCCGGCTTCGACCCGCTGACCCGCATCGATGAGGTCGTGGCAGCCTACGCACAGATCCTCGCCGAGCTCGCCGCCGCCGGAGCACCGTGGGTGCAGCTGGACGAGCCGGGCCTGGTCACCGACCGTGGCGCCGAGCTGGCAGTTCCCGGCGCACTCGCCGAGACCGTCTACACCAAGCTCGCAGCCGCCACCGAACGACCGGCACTGCTGGTCACCTTCGGCTACGGCACCGCCGGGGAACCGACCCGCCCGGGTGCCACCCAGGGCCTGCTGGCCCGCGCCGGTGTCGAGGCCGTGCACGCCGACCTGGTCCGCGGTGCCCTCCCGACCGCCGAATTCCTCGGCGAGCTGGCCGGCTCCACCCTGGTGGCCGGAATCGTGGACTCGCGCAACATCTGGCGCAACAACCTCTCCGCCTCGCTGGACATCCTCAAGTCCCTGCGCACCGAGGTCGAAAAGGCCAACGGCGCCCTGGCCGTGGGCACCGCCACCTCGCTGCAGCACGTCCCGCACGATGTCGCCCTGGAAGCCAACCTTCCGGCCCACCTTCCCGAATGGCTCGCCTTCGCCAACCAGAAGGTCGCCGAGGTCATCACCCTGGCCAAGGGCCTTTCCGAGGGTGAATCGGCGATCGCCGCCGAGCTCTCGGCCGCCGAATCGGCCATCGCCCACCGAGCCGGCTTCGCCGGGACCACCGTCGCCGCGGTGCGCGAGCGCCTGGCCAACCTGACCACCGCCGACTTCTCCCGCTCGGATGCGCAGACCCGCAAGGAAGCACAGGAGGCGGCCCTGGCGCTGCCGCCGCTGCCGACCACCACCATCGGTTCCTTCCCGCAGACCACCGAGGTCCGCACCGCCCGCGCCGCCCACAAGGCCGGCACCCTGGACGACGCCGGCTACGAGGGCTTCCTCAAGGCGGAAATCACCCGCGTGGTCGAGCTGCAGGAAAAGCTGGGCCTGGACGTGCTGGTGCACGGCGAGGCCGAGCGCAACGACATGGTCCAGTACTTCGCCGAGAACTTCGACGGCTTCTCCGAGACCGAGAACGGCTGGGTGCAGTCCTACGGATCGCGCGCCACCCGTCCCTCGATCCTCTGGGGAGATGTCTCCCGTCCGGCGGCCTTCACCGTCCCGTGGATCTCCTACGCCGCCTCGTTGACCAACAAGCCGCTCAAGGGCATGCTCACCGGACCGGTGACCATCCTGGCCTGGAGCTTCATCCGCGACGACCAGCCACTGTCCATCTCCGCCAACCAGGTCGCCCTGGCGCTGCGCGACGAGATCGCGGACCTGCAGGCCGCAGGAATCGGCATCATCCAGGTCGACGAGCCGGCGCTGCGCGAGCTGCTGCCGCTGCGCGCCGCGGACCAGCCCAAGTACCTGGGCTGGAGCGTTGACTCCTTCCGTCTGGCCACCGCCGGCGCGGTGGACGCCACCCAGATCCACACCCACCTGTGCTACTCGGAATTCGGCGAAATCATCGAGGCCATCGACGCACTGGATGCAGATGTCACCTCGATCGAGGCCGCCCGTTCCCGCATGGAGGTCACCGCGGATCTGACCAGCTACGGCTACTCCCGCGGCATCGGCCCGGGCGTGTACGACATCCACTCCCCGCGCGTTCCCTCCACCGAGGAAGTCGCCGAGCTCATCGACATCGCCCTGGGTTCGCTGGATCCCAAGGCGCTGTGGATCAACCCGGACTGCGGACTGAAGACCCGCGGCTACGCCGAGACCGAGGCCTCGCTGGCCAACCTGGTCTCCGCCGCCGTCGCCGCCCGCGCCACCCTGGGCGTCGCGGTCTAG
- a CDS encoding methylenetetrahydrofolate reductase, giving the protein MSIAPTTAPPSLSYELYPPVNRDASEGVFNTIAALETTDPDYVSVTYSGSPARRNASLELIEHLIQNTRLRPLAHLTCVGESRESLQNLIRHFISLGVRGVLALRGDLPTDPQEWRGEFPFARYLIELIREVEADHSAALAGGRLGVGVAAYPIQHPESPSFEHDVEVLLAKERSGANYAITQVYFQPEEYTNLVESSRRAGVTIPVIPGVIPLNSLPRLNRLAKMTGVAPDPILAHALETASSEGERHRIGVDAAVNLARRAFDDGAPGVHLYTFNDHRGSLDVIEQLELPRTRATLTNSWATRAAV; this is encoded by the coding sequence ATGAGCATTGCACCGACAACAGCACCGCCGTCACTGTCCTACGAGCTGTACCCGCCGGTGAACCGCGATGCCTCCGAGGGTGTTTTCAACACCATCGCCGCACTGGAAACCACGGATCCCGACTACGTGTCGGTGACCTACTCGGGGTCCCCGGCCCGCCGCAACGCGTCCCTGGAACTGATCGAGCACCTCATCCAAAACACCCGGCTGCGTCCGCTGGCCCACCTGACCTGCGTGGGGGAGAGCCGCGAATCGCTGCAGAACCTGATTCGCCACTTCATCTCCCTCGGGGTCCGCGGCGTGCTGGCACTACGCGGGGATTTGCCCACCGACCCGCAGGAATGGCGCGGGGAATTCCCCTTCGCCCGCTACCTGATCGAACTGATCCGCGAGGTGGAGGCCGACCACTCTGCAGCACTGGCCGGCGGGCGGCTGGGCGTGGGCGTTGCCGCCTACCCCATCCAGCACCCCGAATCCCCGTCCTTCGAGCACGACGTGGAGGTGCTGCTGGCCAAGGAACGTTCCGGGGCCAACTACGCCATCACCCAGGTGTACTTCCAGCCCGAGGAGTACACCAACCTCGTGGAGTCATCCCGCCGGGCCGGGGTCACCATCCCGGTGATCCCCGGGGTCATCCCGCTGAACTCGCTGCCACGTTTGAACCGCCTGGCCAAGATGACCGGGGTGGCACCGGACCCGATCCTGGCCCACGCCCTGGAAACCGCAAGCTCGGAGGGCGAACGCCACCGCATCGGCGTGGACGCAGCCGTGAACCTGGCCCGCCGGGCCTTCGACGACGGGGCGCCGGGCGTGCACCTCTACACCTTCAACGACCACCGCGGCTCGCTCGACGTGATCGAGCAGCTCGAGCTGCCGCGGACCCGCGCCACCCTCACCAACTCCTGGGCCACCCGCGCAGCGGTCTGA
- a CDS encoding helix-turn-helix transcriptional regulator — protein sequence MSVERRRELGQFLRDRRGNLVRAELGLPPIGRNRTLGLRREEIAAFAAVSVTWYTWLEQGRDINASRQVLESIARVLTLTAAETAYLLAMGGYTPVPSAEVMAIEQAPDHLQRLLDAFDFPAFAVAPDWGIAGWNRAYAGLYTRIAAVDPEDRNLLWLIFTDPHLRQMLPDWEETSRHFVAEFRAEAGARLGSAAHTTLLKRLGEASGQFAKLWADRGVERFASRQRVFMHPVAGELVFEQHRLVPSDAPELHLVMYVPVPGTPTAERIRKLLADETA from the coding sequence ATGAGTGTTGAACGCAGGCGGGAGCTGGGGCAGTTCCTGCGGGACAGGCGCGGCAACCTCGTCCGTGCGGAACTGGGGCTGCCGCCGATCGGGCGCAACCGCACGCTGGGACTGCGCCGGGAGGAGATCGCGGCCTTCGCCGCAGTCAGCGTCACCTGGTACACCTGGCTTGAACAGGGGCGGGACATCAACGCCTCCCGCCAGGTGCTCGAATCCATCGCCCGCGTGCTCACCCTGACCGCGGCCGAAACGGCGTACCTGCTGGCCATGGGCGGATACACGCCCGTCCCCTCCGCCGAGGTCATGGCCATCGAGCAGGCCCCGGACCACCTGCAGCGGCTGCTCGACGCCTTTGACTTCCCGGCGTTCGCCGTCGCCCCCGATTGGGGCATCGCCGGCTGGAACCGGGCCTACGCGGGCCTCTACACGCGCATAGCCGCGGTGGACCCGGAGGACCGGAACCTGCTCTGGCTGATTTTCACCGACCCGCACCTGCGCCAGATGCTGCCCGACTGGGAAGAAACCTCGCGGCACTTTGTCGCCGAGTTCCGTGCCGAGGCCGGCGCCCGCCTCGGATCGGCCGCCCACACGACACTGCTGAAGCGCCTGGGCGAAGCCAGCGGGCAATTCGCCAAGCTCTGGGCCGACCGCGGCGTGGAGCGCTTTGCCTCCCGGCAGCGCGTGTTCATGCATCCGGTTGCCGGTGAGCTGGTCTTCGAGCAGCACCGGCTGGTGCCCTCGGACGCCCCGGAACTGCACCTGGTGATGTACGTGCCGGTGCCCGGCACCCCGACCGCGGAGCGGATCCGCAAGCTCCTGGCGGACGAAACCGCCTGA
- the ilvD gene encoding dihydroxy-acid dehydratase produces MPELRSRTVTHGRNMVGARALLRAAGVKGSDFGKPIIAVANSFTEFVPGHTHLQPVGRIVSDAIIEAGGIPREFNTIAVDDGIAMGHSGMLYSLPSRDLIADSVEYMVNAHCADALICISNCDKITPGMMMAAMRLNIPTVFVSGGPMEGGTAILVDGTVRKRLNLISAIADAVNDAVSDEDLLSVEEAACPTCGSCSGMFTANSMNCLTEALGLSLPGNGTTLATHTARKDLYEDAGRAIVEITKSYYFDDDASVLPRAIAGRAAFENAMTMDIAMGGSSNTILHLLATAQEAELDFTLDDIDEISRRTPCLTKVAPNGDYLVEDVHRAGGIPAILGELDRGGRLRHDVRSIHSTDLRSWLDDWDIRGGKATETAIELFHAAPGCVRSAEAFSQSERWDTLDVDAENGCIHSMENAHSVEGGLAVLRGNISLDGCVVKTAGVDESIFKFSGPAVVFESQDDAVTAILSKEIVAGDVVVIRYEGPRGGPGMQEMLYPTSFLKGLGLGAKCALITDGRFSGGTSGLSIGHISPEAAAGGAIALVENGDTISIDIPARSITLEVSEDELARRRANLESTIGYQPRDRDRVVSPALRAYAAFAQSADKGAVRYVPEISVPLPALA; encoded by the coding sequence ATGCCTGAATTACGTTCACGAACAGTCACCCACGGCCGCAACATGGTCGGAGCACGCGCGCTGCTCCGAGCCGCCGGCGTCAAGGGCTCCGACTTCGGAAAGCCGATCATCGCCGTTGCGAACAGCTTCACCGAATTCGTCCCCGGACACACCCACCTCCAGCCGGTGGGCCGCATCGTCTCGGACGCCATCATCGAGGCCGGGGGAATCCCGCGCGAGTTCAACACCATCGCCGTGGACGACGGGATCGCCATGGGCCACAGCGGCATGCTCTACTCGCTGCCCTCGCGCGATCTGATCGCCGACTCGGTCGAGTACATGGTCAACGCGCACTGCGCCGATGCACTGATCTGCATCTCCAACTGCGACAAGATCACCCCCGGCATGATGATGGCCGCCATGCGCCTGAACATCCCCACCGTCTTTGTCTCCGGCGGCCCCATGGAAGGCGGCACCGCGATCCTGGTGGACGGCACCGTGCGCAAGCGCCTGAACCTGATCTCCGCCATTGCCGATGCCGTGAACGATGCGGTCTCCGACGAGGACCTGTTGAGCGTCGAGGAAGCAGCCTGCCCCACCTGCGGTTCCTGCTCCGGCATGTTCACCGCGAACTCGATGAACTGCCTCACCGAGGCCCTGGGCCTATCGCTTCCGGGCAACGGCACCACGCTTGCAACGCACACCGCACGCAAGGATCTCTACGAGGATGCCGGCCGCGCAATCGTGGAAATCACCAAGTCCTACTACTTCGACGACGACGCCTCGGTGCTGCCGCGCGCCATCGCCGGCCGTGCCGCGTTCGAGAACGCCATGACCATGGACATTGCCATGGGCGGCTCCTCGAACACCATCTTGCACCTGTTGGCCACGGCCCAGGAAGCGGAGCTGGATTTCACACTCGATGACATCGATGAGATTTCCCGCCGCACCCCGTGCCTGACCAAGGTTGCCCCCAACGGCGACTACCTGGTCGAGGATGTGCACCGCGCCGGCGGCATCCCCGCCATCCTGGGCGAGCTGGATCGCGGCGGCCGACTGCGCCACGACGTCCGCTCCATCCACAGCACGGACCTGCGCTCCTGGCTTGATGACTGGGATATCCGCGGCGGCAAGGCCACCGAGACCGCCATTGAGCTGTTCCATGCGGCCCCGGGCTGCGTGCGTTCGGCCGAGGCGTTCTCCCAGTCCGAGCGCTGGGACACCTTGGATGTGGATGCGGAAAATGGCTGCATCCACTCCATGGAAAATGCACACTCGGTCGAGGGCGGCCTGGCCGTGCTGCGCGGAAACATCTCGCTTGACGGGTGCGTGGTGAAGACCGCCGGCGTGGACGAGTCGATCTTCAAGTTCTCCGGGCCCGCGGTTGTCTTCGAATCCCAGGACGATGCCGTCACCGCGATCCTGAGCAAGGAGATTGTTGCAGGGGACGTCGTCGTGATCCGCTACGAGGGTCCGCGCGGCGGGCCGGGCATGCAGGAAATGCTCTACCCGACCTCGTTCCTCAAGGGCCTGGGCCTGGGCGCCAAGTGCGCGTTGATCACCGACGGGCGCTTCTCCGGCGGCACCTCCGGGCTGTCGATCGGGCACATCTCCCCCGAGGCCGCCGCAGGCGGCGCGATCGCGCTGGTGGAGAACGGGGACACCATCTCCATCGACATCCCGGCGCGCTCCATCACGCTGGAGGTCAGCGAGGACGAGCTGGCACGCCGCCGCGCGAACCTGGAATCCACCATCGGCTACCAGCCGCGTGACCGCGACCGCGTGGTCTCCCCCGCGCTGCGTGCCTATGCCGCCTTTGCGCAGTCGGCCGACAAGGGTGCGGTGCGGTACGTACCGGAGATTTCGGTTCCGCTGCCCGCGCTGGCTTAG